The following proteins come from a genomic window of Sphingobium cloacae:
- the uca gene encoding urea carboxylase → MSFDTVLIANRGAIATRIIRTLRRMGLRSVAVYSEADEGSLHVSQADEAVCIGPARASESYLDIAAILDAARATGAGAIHPGYGFLAENVEFAQACAEAGIVFIGPTPDNIRTFGLKHSARALAAAHDVPLAPGTELLTDEEEAVRAAREIGFPVILKATAGGGGIGMRICEDEEAVSEGFATVARQGQSSFGDAGIFLERYIRRARHIEVQIFGDGQGRVMPLGERDCSLQRRNQKVVEEAPAPLLPQKVREELIAAAVRLGEAARYRSAGTVEFLYDAEREAFFFLEMNTRLQVEHGVTEEVMGIDLVEWMIRGGAGDFAFLDAAPPRPEGHAVQVRLYAEDPALDYRPTSGMLTAVEFPAGIRVETWVMAGSTVSIWYDPMLAKLIVHAPTRAQAIAAMQAALDQSRVDGIETNLRWLRDVVRADGFASGEVSTRLLDGIASHPRAIRVVSGGTATSVQDWPGRQHLWSVGVPPSGPMDDQSFRLGNRLLGNPEGTAGLEATITGPTLTFTAPARICLTGADFGATLDGEPVARGIAIDVAAGQTLALGRAGGGGLRGYILFAGGLDIAPYLGSRSTFELGQFGGHAARRLLAGDTLHLGEEPIDAPLSQVALPDLSTEWTLRVLYGPHGAPDFFTDADIDAIVAAEWQVHYNSNRTGVRLIGPKPRWARADGGEAGLHPSNIHDNPYAIGAVDFTGDMPIILGPDGPSLGGFVCPFVVIAADRWKIGQLAPGDRLRFAPVNIGDAEVANLLQRKLVATGAMPESGPARPMGALSPILAEIAERDSRPRTVYRQQGDRNILVEYGPIVLDIELRIRAHALMTELERLALPGIVDIVPGIRSLQLHFDNDRMTQRAALAMLIAAEERLGDLADFTIPSRIVHLPLSWRDPAIIETIEKYMGAVRDDAPWCPDNIEFIRRINGLPDAEAVEKLIFEANYLVLGLGDVYLGAPVATPVDPRHRLVTTKYNPARTWTPPNVVGIGGAYMCIYGMEGPGGYQLFGRTIQMWNTHRQTDAFTDGKPWLLRFFDQIRFYPVSAGELAQWRRDFPSGRRSIRMEPSEFRLADYRAFLAGNARSIADFEARRQAAFDAERSEWRRSGEFDRVTDLIEAEAPQAVAVDLPEGAELVEAPFGGSVWKLLVAEGDEVKAGDAIAIIEAMKMECTVQSPGTGTVAALYVQERQSLQPGTPMLALKGAA, encoded by the coding sequence ATGAGCTTCGACACCGTCCTCATCGCCAATCGCGGCGCGATCGCCACGCGGATCATCCGTACGCTGCGGCGGATGGGCCTGCGTTCCGTGGCGGTCTATTCCGAAGCCGACGAAGGTTCGCTCCATGTCTCGCAAGCGGACGAGGCCGTCTGCATCGGCCCGGCGCGCGCTTCGGAAAGCTATCTCGACATCGCCGCCATCCTGGACGCGGCCCGCGCGACCGGCGCGGGCGCGATTCATCCGGGCTACGGCTTCCTGGCCGAGAATGTGGAGTTCGCGCAAGCCTGCGCGGAGGCGGGGATCGTCTTCATCGGCCCCACGCCCGACAATATACGCACCTTCGGCCTCAAGCACAGCGCCCGCGCCCTCGCCGCCGCGCATGACGTGCCGTTGGCGCCGGGCACCGAATTGCTGACCGACGAGGAGGAAGCCGTCCGCGCCGCGCGGGAGATCGGCTTCCCCGTGATCCTGAAGGCGACGGCGGGCGGCGGCGGCATCGGCATGCGCATCTGCGAGGACGAGGAGGCCGTCAGCGAAGGCTTCGCGACCGTCGCCCGCCAGGGGCAGAGCAGTTTCGGCGACGCCGGCATCTTCCTCGAACGCTATATCCGCCGCGCGCGGCATATCGAGGTGCAGATTTTCGGCGACGGACAGGGCCGCGTCATGCCGCTGGGCGAGCGCGACTGCTCGCTCCAGCGCCGCAACCAGAAAGTCGTGGAGGAAGCGCCAGCGCCGCTGCTTCCGCAAAAGGTGCGCGAGGAGCTGATCGCCGCCGCGGTTCGTCTGGGCGAGGCCGCCCGGTACCGCTCGGCGGGGACGGTCGAGTTCCTCTACGACGCCGAGCGCGAGGCGTTCTTCTTCCTGGAGATGAACACCCGCCTCCAGGTCGAGCATGGGGTGACCGAAGAGGTCATGGGCATCGATCTGGTCGAATGGATGATCCGTGGCGGCGCGGGCGATTTCGCCTTCCTCGACGCCGCGCCGCCCCGGCCCGAGGGCCATGCGGTGCAGGTCCGGCTCTATGCCGAGGACCCCGCGCTCGACTACCGCCCCACTTCGGGCATGCTGACGGCGGTCGAATTCCCCGCCGGCATCCGCGTCGAGACTTGGGTCATGGCGGGGTCCACCGTCAGCATCTGGTACGATCCGATGCTGGCCAAGCTGATCGTCCACGCGCCGACGCGCGCGCAGGCCATCGCTGCCATGCAGGCCGCGCTAGACCAAAGCCGGGTGGACGGCATCGAGACCAACCTGCGCTGGCTTCGCGACGTGGTGCGCGCCGATGGCTTCGCCAGCGGCGAGGTCTCGACCCGCCTGCTCGACGGCATCGCTTCCCATCCGCGCGCCATCCGCGTCGTCAGCGGCGGCACGGCGACCAGCGTGCAGGACTGGCCCGGCCGCCAGCATCTCTGGTCTGTAGGCGTCCCGCCATCCGGGCCGATGGACGACCAGTCCTTCCGCCTCGGCAACCGGCTGCTCGGCAATCCGGAAGGCACGGCGGGGCTGGAAGCCACCATCACCGGCCCGACGCTGACCTTCACCGCGCCCGCGCGCATCTGCCTGACCGGCGCCGATTTCGGCGCGACGCTGGACGGCGAACCCGTCGCCCGGGGCATCGCGATCGACGTGGCGGCCGGGCAGACGCTCGCGCTCGGCCGGGCAGGGGGCGGGGGCCTGCGGGGCTATATCCTGTTCGCCGGCGGGCTCGACATCGCGCCCTATCTCGGCAGCCGCAGCACGTTCGAGCTTGGCCAGTTCGGCGGCCATGCCGCGCGCCGGCTGCTGGCGGGCGACACGCTGCATCTGGGGGAGGAGCCGATCGATGCGCCGCTTTCCCAAGTCGCGCTGCCCGACCTTTCGACCGAATGGACCCTGCGCGTGCTCTATGGCCCGCACGGCGCACCCGACTTCTTCACCGATGCCGACATCGATGCGATCGTCGCGGCCGAATGGCAGGTCCATTATAACAGCAACCGCACCGGCGTCCGCCTGATCGGGCCCAAGCCCCGATGGGCGCGTGCCGACGGCGGCGAGGCGGGCCTGCACCCCTCCAACATCCACGACAATCCCTATGCCATCGGCGCCGTCGACTTCACCGGCGACATGCCGATCATTCTGGGCCCCGACGGCCCCTCGCTGGGCGGCTTCGTCTGCCCCTTCGTGGTGATCGCGGCCGATCGCTGGAAGATCGGCCAGCTCGCGCCTGGCGACCGGCTGCGCTTCGCGCCCGTCAATATCGGCGATGCCGAGGTGGCGAACCTGCTGCAACGCAAGCTGGTCGCGACCGGCGCGATGCCGGAATCCGGACCCGCCCGGCCCATGGGGGCGCTCTCGCCGATCCTCGCCGAGATCGCCGAACGGGACAGCCGCCCGCGCACGGTCTATCGCCAGCAGGGCGACCGCAACATCCTGGTCGAATATGGGCCGATCGTGCTCGATATCGAACTCCGCATCCGCGCCCACGCGCTGATGACGGAACTGGAGAGGCTCGCCCTGCCCGGCATCGTCGATATCGTGCCCGGGATCCGTTCGCTTCAGCTCCATTTCGACAATGACCGGATGACCCAGCGCGCCGCGCTCGCGATGCTGATCGCCGCCGAAGAGCGTCTGGGCGATCTTGCGGACTTCACCATCCCGTCCCGCATCGTCCATCTGCCGCTGAGCTGGCGCGATCCGGCGATCATCGAGACGATCGAGAAATATATGGGCGCGGTGCGCGACGATGCGCCCTGGTGCCCCGATAATATCGAGTTCATCCGCCGGATCAACGGCTTGCCCGACGCCGAGGCGGTGGAGAAGCTGATCTTCGAGGCGAACTATCTCGTGCTCGGCCTGGGCGATGTGTATCTGGGCGCGCCGGTGGCGACCCCGGTGGACCCGCGCCACCGCCTCGTCACCACCAAATACAACCCCGCGCGGACCTGGACCCCGCCCAATGTCGTGGGCATCGGCGGCGCCTATATGTGCATCTACGGCATGGAGGGGCCGGGGGGCTACCAGCTTTTCGGGCGGACCATCCAGATGTGGAACACGCACCGGCAGACGGACGCCTTCACGGATGGCAAGCCCTGGCTGCTGCGCTTCTTCGACCAGATACGCTTCTATCCGGTCAGCGCCGGGGAGCTGGCGCAGTGGCGGCGCGATTTCCCCAGCGGGCGGCGCTCGATCCGGATGGAGCCGTCCGAGTTCCGCCTTGCCGACTATCGCGCCTTCCTGGCCGGCAACGCCCGGTCCATCGCGGATTTCGAGGCGCGGCGGCAGGCCGCCTTCGACGCGGAGCGGTCCGAATGGCGGCGCAGCGGCGAGTTCGACCGCGTGACCGACCTGATCGAGGCGGAAGCGCCGCAGGCTGTCGCCGTGGACCTGCCCGAAGGCGCGGAACTGGTGGAGGCCCCCTTTGGCGGCAGCGTCTGGAAGCTGCTGGTCGCCGAGGGGGATGAAGTGAAGGCAGGAGACGCGATCGCGATCATCGAGGCGATGAAGATGGAATGCACGGTGCAGAGCCCCGGCACGGGAACGGTGGCGGCGCTGTACGTGCAGGAGCGGCAGTCGCTCCAGCCCGGCACGCCGATGCTGGCGCTGAAGGGAGCGGCATGA
- the atzF gene encoding allophanate hydrolase, whose product MTVPDLRSAGAIAAEVGAGTRSAVAVMEEMLARVAAYDAVQPQVWISRAAPDALFAAAGAVDARVAAGERLPLAGVPFTVKDNIDVAGLETTAACPAFAYRPERSATVVERLAAAGAICVGKTNLDQFATGLNGTRSPYGAPRNAYNLAYVSGGSSSGSAVAVAAGLVPFALGTDTAGSGRVPAAFQHLVGFKPSKGRWSNRGLVPACRTLDCITVFTGDTGDARLVDRAIAGFDAEDPWSKPLSDRPRGRGTIGVPRRSQRMWFGDAESEYLYDRALERFATRAELVEIDLAPLLEAAQLLYGGPWVAERAAAMADILAENPDAIDPAVRAVVEPGSAMSAVELFNGIYRLAELKRHADLLWDGIDLLAFPTTGTTYRVAELLAAPIALNSNLGFYTNFVNLLDMAAVAVPAGIRANGTGFGITLIGPAGSDLALLETADAWLATADLPSPPPLDLEGRMQTVKLAVVGAHLKDMPLHWQLISREATFVGAFETAPSYRLYAMADSVPPKPALVHSEDGAPIAVEVYELGVAEFGSFVAEVPAPLAIGTVTLADGSSVKGFVAEPRALVGAEDITGLGGWRAYIARG is encoded by the coding sequence ATGACCGTGCCGGACCTTAGGAGCGCCGGGGCGATCGCCGCCGAAGTTGGCGCCGGGACGAGGAGCGCCGTTGCGGTGATGGAGGAGATGCTCGCCCGCGTCGCCGCCTATGATGCGGTCCAGCCGCAGGTGTGGATCAGCCGCGCCGCGCCCGATGCCCTTTTCGCCGCCGCCGGCGCCGTTGATGCCCGTGTCGCGGCCGGTGAGCGCCTGCCGCTGGCCGGCGTGCCCTTCACGGTGAAGGACAATATCGACGTGGCGGGGCTGGAGACGACGGCCGCCTGCCCAGCCTTCGCCTATCGGCCCGAAAGGTCGGCGACGGTGGTCGAACGGTTGGCCGCGGCGGGCGCGATCTGCGTCGGGAAGACCAATCTCGACCAGTTCGCCACGGGCCTCAACGGCACGCGCAGCCCTTATGGCGCGCCGCGCAACGCCTATAATCTCGCTTATGTCAGCGGGGGCTCCAGCTCGGGCTCCGCCGTCGCGGTGGCCGCCGGGCTGGTGCCCTTCGCGCTCGGCACCGACACCGCGGGCTCGGGCCGGGTCCCCGCCGCCTTCCAGCATCTGGTCGGGTTCAAGCCCAGCAAGGGCCGCTGGAGCAATCGGGGACTGGTGCCGGCCTGCAGGACGCTCGACTGCATCACCGTCTTCACCGGTGACACCGGGGACGCGCGGCTGGTGGACCGGGCGATCGCCGGCTTCGATGCCGAGGACCCCTGGTCCAAGCCCCTGAGCGACCGTCCGCGCGGGCGCGGGACCATCGGCGTGCCGCGCCGCAGCCAGCGCATGTGGTTCGGCGATGCCGAGTCCGAATATCTCTACGACCGTGCGCTGGAAAGATTCGCCACGCGGGCCGAGCTGGTCGAGATCGACCTGGCGCCGCTGCTCGAAGCCGCGCAGTTGCTCTATGGCGGTCCCTGGGTCGCCGAGCGGGCCGCCGCGATGGCGGATATCCTCGCCGAGAATCCGGACGCGATCGATCCGGCCGTGCGCGCGGTGGTCGAGCCCGGATCGGCCATGAGCGCGGTGGAGCTGTTCAACGGCATCTACAGGCTGGCCGAGCTGAAACGCCATGCCGATCTGCTCTGGGATGGCATCGACCTGCTGGCCTTTCCGACGACCGGCACCACCTATCGCGTCGCCGAACTGCTGGCCGCGCCGATCGCGCTCAACAGCAATCTCGGCTTCTACACCAATTTCGTGAACCTGCTGGACATGGCCGCCGTTGCCGTGCCCGCCGGCATCCGCGCCAACGGCACGGGCTTCGGCATCACCCTGATCGGCCCGGCCGGCAGCGACCTCGCCCTGCTGGAGACGGCCGACGCCTGGCTCGCAACGGCCGATCTTCCATCCCCACCCCCGCTCGACCTGGAGGGCAGAATGCAGACCGTGAAACTCGCCGTCGTCGGCGCGCACCTGAAGGACATGCCGCTCCACTGGCAGCTTATCTCGCGCGAGGCGACGTTCGTCGGCGCCTTCGAGACCGCGCCCTCCTACCGGCTCTACGCCATGGCCGACAGCGTGCCGCCCAAGCCCGCGCTGGTCCATAGCGAGGACGGCGCGCCGATCGCGGTCGAGGTCTATGAACTGGGTGTCGCCGAATTCGGCAGCTTCGTGGCCGAAGTGCCCGCGCCGCTGGCGATCGGCACGGTGACGCTGGCCGACGGCAGCAGCGTCAAGGGCTTCGTCGCGGAACCGCGCGCGCTGGTCGGCGCGGAGGATATCACCGGCCTGGGCGGCTGGCGCGCCTACATTGCGCGGGGCTGA
- a CDS encoding Vgb family protein yields MRKLRILAAVLAAGCASIAAAEPAEQVIQVPGFADFLAVDGDGIWVTNDGRVERWTRQGRSVAVPVSRPCGAMAVLDGALWVADCKEGGLVRIDTARGERTAAIPTGIANPKGELNVVAGAGSIWVASDQKGVVSRVDPATNQVTASIAVSPGTHYLAFGFGSVWAVSSESATIQRIDPATDAVVKTIKLGKSPGFLAAGEGAVWVQEQGDGTVARIDPETGEVDGRVRIGEVLKYGDIDTGAGMVWLRTTEDQTFVAIDPRTMTVRKRVGKAEGSGALRYSEAGLWTSAHDVHTLTWWPDPAKIAE; encoded by the coding sequence ATGCGAAAGCTCCGGATACTGGCCGCGGTTCTGGCGGCGGGATGCGCTTCGATCGCGGCCGCCGAGCCGGCGGAACAGGTCATCCAGGTGCCCGGCTTCGCCGATTTCCTGGCGGTGGACGGCGACGGCATATGGGTGACGAATGATGGCCGGGTCGAACGCTGGACACGGCAGGGCAGGAGCGTCGCGGTGCCGGTGTCCCGGCCCTGCGGCGCCATGGCCGTCCTTGACGGCGCGCTTTGGGTGGCCGATTGCAAGGAGGGCGGGCTGGTGCGGATCGACACGGCCAGGGGGGAAAGGACCGCCGCGATCCCGACCGGCATCGCCAACCCCAAGGGCGAACTGAATGTCGTCGCCGGAGCGGGATCGATCTGGGTGGCGAGCGACCAGAAGGGCGTGGTGTCGCGGGTCGATCCCGCCACCAACCAGGTGACGGCCTCCATCGCCGTCAGCCCCGGCACCCATTATCTCGCCTTCGGTTTCGGCTCGGTCTGGGCGGTCAGCAGCGAAAGCGCGACCATCCAGCGCATCGATCCCGCGACCGATGCGGTCGTGAAGACCATAAAGCTGGGGAAGAGCCCGGGCTTCCTCGCGGCGGGCGAAGGCGCGGTCTGGGTTCAGGAGCAGGGCGACGGCACGGTCGCGCGGATCGACCCGGAAACCGGCGAGGTGGACGGCCGGGTCAGGATCGGCGAGGTGCTGAAATATGGCGATATCGACACGGGCGCCGGCATGGTCTGGCTGCGCACGACCGAGGACCAGACCTTCGTCGCGATCGATCCGCGGACGATGACCGTCCGCAAGCGCGTCGGCAAGGCCGAGGGCAGCGGGGCGCTGCGCTATAGCGAAGCGGGCTTGTGGACATCGGCCCATGACGTGCACACGCTGACCTGGTGGCCCGATCCGGCGAAGATCGCGGAATGA
- a CDS encoding UrcA family protein — MKTGLVALATIALATSASAAVAAENPFAQDQAILHLKDIDLSTAEGQQRLAIRMDKAARAVCGERLSDIHLALEAQAQACRVAVVADVRQQIETRLAATPDASSVRLASLR, encoded by the coding sequence ATGAAGACTGGCCTCGTGGCGCTCGCCACCATTGCTCTGGCGACCTCGGCCTCGGCCGCCGTCGCCGCCGAAAACCCTTTCGCCCAGGATCAGGCGATCCTGCACCTCAAGGACATCGACCTTTCGACCGCCGAAGGCCAGCAGCGCCTCGCCATCCGCATGGACAAGGCCGCGCGCGCCGTCTGCGGTGAGCGCCTCTCGGATATCCACCTCGCTCTCGAAGCGCAGGCGCAGGCATGCCGCGTCGCCGTCGTCGCCGATGTCCGCCAGCAGATCGAGACCCGCCTGGCCGCCACGCCGGACGCCTCATCTGTCCGGCTCGCCTCGCTGCGCTAG
- a CDS encoding tetratricopeptide repeat-containing sulfotransferase family protein, giving the protein MTMLAEYPTTAEDHFLLGVAESDAGRIREGIRHLSRAVALDPQGEYRAQLAKLFIMVRQDGDAAATLRDAEQAPPADALGRDTMGCVYARLGDHAAALVHFDEAVRLEPRNAAYRYNQATTLSFLGRAEEADAALKALIALAPGDARAHHLLAGLRRQSPERNHVARLTRTLAATQDRRGRLLLGYALAKELEDIGRPDEALERLCAANAGHRRTLDYSFARDAAMFDAVEAAWPLPAAPAPAPDAPIFVIGMPRTGTTLVDRILSSHPLVESAGELQAMPLAVKKAAGTRTPTVMDPETIAAAARGDMAGIGRDYLRRASHHRRDPTLRFIDKFPGNFLYAGFIAQALPSARIVCLRRNPMDTVLSNFRNLFAIGSRYYDYSYDLLDIAAYHVRFDRLMARWRETLPGRLIEIGYEDLVADQEGETRRLLAHCGLGWADACLRFHANAAPVSTPSAAQVRRPIYADSVARWKRHAEVMEPVRRLFADAGIPIE; this is encoded by the coding sequence AATATCCCACGACCGCCGAAGACCATTTCCTCCTGGGTGTCGCCGAATCGGACGCGGGCCGCATCCGGGAAGGAATCCGGCACCTGAGCCGGGCGGTGGCGCTCGATCCGCAGGGCGAATATCGCGCGCAGCTCGCCAAGCTGTTCATCATGGTCCGCCAGGACGGCGACGCCGCGGCGACCCTGCGCGATGCCGAACAGGCTCCGCCCGCCGATGCGCTCGGCCGCGACACGATGGGCTGCGTCTATGCCCGGCTGGGCGACCATGCCGCGGCGCTCGTCCATTTCGACGAGGCGGTGCGGCTGGAGCCGCGCAACGCCGCCTATCGCTACAATCAGGCGACGACCCTCAGCTTCCTCGGCCGCGCCGAGGAGGCCGATGCCGCGCTGAAGGCGCTGATCGCCCTGGCGCCAGGCGATGCGCGCGCCCACCACCTCCTTGCCGGACTTCGCAGGCAAAGCCCGGAGCGCAATCATGTCGCGCGCCTCACCCGGACCCTCGCCGCCACGCAGGACCGTCGCGGCAGGCTGCTGCTGGGCTATGCGCTGGCGAAGGAGCTGGAGGATATCGGCCGGCCCGACGAGGCGCTGGAAAGGCTCTGCGCGGCGAATGCCGGGCATCGCCGGACGCTGGACTACAGCTTCGCGCGCGATGCGGCGATGTTCGACGCCGTGGAGGCGGCCTGGCCGCTCCCGGCGGCGCCTGCGCCCGCGCCCGACGCCCCGATCTTCGTGATCGGCATGCCCCGCACCGGCACGACGCTGGTCGACCGCATCCTCTCCTCGCATCCGCTGGTCGAAAGCGCGGGCGAGTTGCAGGCCATGCCGCTCGCCGTGAAGAAGGCGGCCGGAACGCGCACGCCCACCGTCATGGACCCCGAGACGATCGCCGCCGCCGCGCGCGGCGACATGGCCGGGATCGGGCGCGATTATCTGCGGCGGGCCAGCCACCACCGCCGCGATCCGACGCTGCGCTTCATCGACAAGTTCCCGGGCAACTTCCTCTATGCCGGGTTCATCGCGCAAGCCCTGCCCTCGGCCCGGATCGTCTGCCTGCGCCGCAATCCGATGGACACCGTGCTGAGCAACTTCCGCAATCTTTTCGCGATCGGCTCGCGCTACTATGATTACAGCTACGACCTTCTGGACATCGCCGCTTACCATGTCCGCTTCGACCGGCTGATGGCCCGGTGGCGCGAGACGCTGCCCGGCCGGCTGATCGAGATAGGCTATGAGGATCTGGTCGCCGACCAGGAAGGCGAGACAAGGCGGTTGCTCGCGCATTGCGGCCTTGGCTGGGCGGACGCCTGCCTCCGGTTCCACGCCAACGCCGCCCCGGTCTCGACCCCCAGCGCCGCGCAGGTACGCCGGCCGATCTACGCCGATTCGGTCGCGCGGTGGAAGCGGCATGCCGAAGTCATGGAACCCGTGCGCCGCCTCTTCGCGGACGCTGGCATCCCCATCGAATGA